A region from the Aquimarina sp. ERC-38 genome encodes:
- the trpC gene encoding indole-3-glycerol phosphate synthase TrpC: MNILDKIIIDKRKEVALRKSLIPVKQLEQSVLFDRETTSLAQALRNSDTGIIAEHKRRSPSKSVINQKVSVQDVALDYETAGACGMSVLTDGKYFGGSLDDLLLARAATQMPLLRKEFIVDTYQILEAKAYGADVILLIATVLTREEIKKFSEFAKSLSLDVLLEVHNLEELEKSIMPSLDMLGVNNRNLKTFEVSIEVSKNLSTHIPDDFVKVSESGISSVEAIKELKPYGYQGFLIGENFMKTENPGASASQFIKELE; this comes from the coding sequence ATGAACATACTAGACAAAATAATAATAGATAAACGTAAAGAAGTAGCCCTTCGGAAAAGTTTGATACCTGTAAAACAATTGGAGCAGTCGGTTTTATTTGACAGAGAGACAACTTCACTTGCACAAGCTTTACGAAACAGTGATACGGGTATTATCGCAGAACATAAACGTAGGTCTCCCTCTAAATCCGTAATCAACCAAAAAGTAAGCGTACAGGATGTAGCACTGGATTATGAAACTGCTGGTGCATGCGGAATGTCGGTGTTAACCGATGGAAAGTATTTTGGCGGTTCGCTGGACGATTTACTGCTGGCTCGAGCTGCTACCCAAATGCCACTACTACGTAAGGAATTTATCGTAGACACTTACCAAATTTTGGAGGCTAAAGCATACGGAGCAGATGTCATTCTACTCATTGCCACAGTATTAACTCGTGAGGAAATCAAGAAGTTTTCGGAGTTTGCTAAAAGCCTTTCGCTAGATGTTTTGTTAGAAGTTCATAATTTAGAAGAACTAGAAAAATCTATAATGCCTTCATTAGATATGTTAGGTGTCAATAACCGGAACCTAAAGACTTTTGAAGTTAGTATTGAGGTCAGTAAAAATTTAAGCACGCATATCCCGGATGACTTTGTAAAGGTATCTGAAAGTGGAATTAGCAGTGTTGAGGCTATTAAAGAACTAAAACCCTATGGTTATCAGGGGTTTTTAATTGGTGAAAACTTCATGAAAACCGAAAATCCCGGAGCAAGTGCTTCTCAATTTATAAAAGAATTGGAATAA
- a CDS encoding GrpB family protein: MNSEFYTSKMNVSEKKIEELTVEEWGTLFPIKMVPYQSEWVTIFSTEKLIIEKKLGKDIALDIEHIGSTSIPNLSSKGYIDILIDIPEERLFDETVIKDMQSLGYEYCMQDGYGPIYMIFAKGFCRDGKNSQKFFVHMTPKTHSQIWDRIYFRDYLRKNEKIAREYEDLKLRLASRFSKDKRSFQKGKTDFVIKVTELAKQNNSEFRIQNSELNK; encoded by the coding sequence ATGAATTCAGAATTTTATACGTCGAAAATGAATGTCTCTGAAAAAAAAATAGAAGAATTAACAGTAGAAGAGTGGGGAACTTTATTTCCTATCAAAATGGTACCTTATCAATCCGAATGGGTAACTATTTTCTCAACTGAAAAATTAATAATTGAAAAAAAATTAGGTAAAGATATTGCTTTAGATATTGAACATATTGGTAGTACTTCCATACCCAACTTAAGTTCAAAAGGTTATATTGATATTCTAATTGATATACCTGAAGAACGACTTTTCGACGAGACCGTTATTAAAGATATGCAATCCTTAGGTTATGAGTATTGTATGCAAGATGGATATGGTCCTATATATATGATCTTTGCTAAAGGGTTTTGTAGGGATGGAAAGAATAGTCAAAAGTTCTTTGTACACATGACACCTAAAACTCATTCACAAATTTGGGATAGAATCTATTTTAGGGATTATCTTAGAAAAAATGAAAAGATAGCAAGAGAGTACGAAGATTTAAAATTAAGATTAGCCTCTCGATTTTCTAAAGATAAAAGAAGTTTTCAGAAAGGAAAAACTGATTTTGTCATAAAGGTAACCGAATTAGCAAAACAAAATAATTCTGAATTCAGAATTCAGAATTCAGAATTAAATAAATGA
- the trpD gene encoding anthranilate phosphoribosyltransferase: MKQLLNRLINHETIDKEEAKQVLVNISKGDYNQSQIASFLTVYMMRSITIEELEGFRDALLELCVAVDLNEYNPIDLCGTGGDGKDTFNISTLSSFITAGAGVKVTKHGNYGVSSTCGSSNVMEFLGIKFSNDKEFLKRSMDKAGICVLHAPLFHPAMKNVAPIRRELGVKTFFNMLGPMVNPAFPKNQMVGVFNLELARMYGYLYQNTDKNFTIVHALDGYDEISLTGSTKTISNHTEGMLTPQDFGVPVLQMEDIAGGTTIEASAGIFLNILEGKGTEAQNNVVCANAGIAIATVEGLTPKQGFEKAKESLLSGKGLKALQRVQELSR; the protein is encoded by the coding sequence ATGAAACAATTATTAAACAGGTTAATCAACCACGAAACGATTGATAAAGAAGAAGCAAAACAGGTTTTGGTTAATATTTCAAAAGGAGACTATAACCAAAGTCAAATCGCATCTTTTCTTACCGTATACATGATGCGTAGTATTACGATTGAAGAATTAGAAGGCTTTCGTGATGCGTTGTTAGAACTTTGTGTGGCCGTAGATTTAAACGAATACAATCCGATTGACCTCTGTGGTACGGGTGGTGACGGAAAAGATACTTTTAATATTTCCACTTTGTCTTCTTTTATAACTGCCGGGGCGGGCGTTAAGGTGACTAAGCATGGTAATTACGGGGTTTCTTCAACCTGTGGTAGTTCAAATGTAATGGAATTTTTAGGGATTAAATTTAGTAATGATAAAGAATTTCTAAAACGAAGTATGGATAAAGCCGGAATTTGTGTACTGCACGCTCCATTGTTTCACCCGGCGATGAAAAACGTAGCCCCCATTCGGCGGGAACTGGGGGTTAAGACGTTTTTTAATATGCTGGGACCTATGGTGAATCCCGCTTTCCCAAAAAATCAGATGGTAGGTGTTTTTAACCTTGAACTAGCCAGAATGTACGGATACCTGTATCAGAATACGGATAAAAATTTCACAATTGTTCATGCGCTGGATGGCTATGATGAAATATCTTTGACAGGAAGTACTAAAACCATATCTAATCATACCGAAGGGATGTTAACCCCTCAGGATTTTGGCGTACCGGTTTTACAAATGGAAGATATTGCCGGAGGAACTACCATTGAAGCCTCTGCCGGAATTTTTCTAAATATCTTAGAAGGAAAAGGTACGGAGGCACAGAACAATGTAGTTTGTGCCAATGCTGGTATTGCCATTGCAACCGTAGAAGGCTTAACCCCAAAACAAGGCTTCGAAAAAGCAAAAGAATCCCTGCTATCCGGAAAAGGATTAAAAGCTTTACAGCGAGTGCAGGAGTTGAGTAGATAG
- a CDS encoding anthranilate synthase component II — protein MNTKNTTEPDITPSLSKKDGVSVLVIDNYDSFVYNLVHYLEDLGCTVTVKRNDQLQLEEVAPFDKILLSPGPGIPDEAGLLKEIIKTYAPTKSIFGVCLGQQAIGEVFGGSLINLNEVYHGVATKINLSVTDEVLFQGLNQEFKVGRYHSWVVSESDFPESLQVTSYDENGQIMSLRHKELDVRSVQFHPESVLTPNGKKMLENWVSS, from the coding sequence ATGAACACTAAAAATACAACAGAACCGGACATTACTCCTTCTCTTTCCAAAAAGGACGGGGTTAGCGTTTTAGTTATTGACAACTATGACTCGTTTGTTTATAATCTGGTACATTATCTTGAAGATTTAGGTTGTACTGTAACTGTAAAGCGTAACGACCAACTGCAATTAGAAGAAGTAGCTCCCTTTGATAAAATATTATTATCTCCCGGTCCGGGCATACCGGATGAAGCCGGATTGCTAAAAGAAATAATTAAAACCTATGCCCCTACCAAAAGTATTTTTGGAGTTTGTCTGGGTCAGCAAGCCATTGGAGAGGTTTTTGGCGGTAGTTTAATTAATTTAAACGAAGTATATCACGGAGTAGCAACAAAAATAAACCTTTCGGTAACAGATGAAGTATTGTTCCAGGGATTAAACCAGGAATTTAAAGTAGGTCGTTACCATTCATGGGTCGTATCCGAATCGGATTTTCCTGAAAGCTTACAAGTAACTTCTTATGATGAAAACGGACAAATTATGTCCTTACGCCATAAAGAACTGGACGTTCGTAGCGTACAATTTCACCCGGAATCCGTTTTAACCCCAAATGGAAAAAAGATGTTAGAGAATTGGGTGAGCTCCTAA
- a CDS encoding anthranilate synthase component I family protein produces the protein MSYKLTTHYKQILADTITPVSVYLKIRDRFPNSLLLESSDYRGNENSFSYICCNPIASIRIENETILEKFPDKTERETAITTSTNIPEIVNQFAGNFKASSKEFKFISNGLFGYIAYDAVRYFEDIDISKKKGSLQIPDIQYSVYQNIIAINHFNNEAYIFAHCYDCESNIAEIESLLQVKNFATYNFTTTGPTTSNLDDDQYKEHVALAKKHCLRGDVFQLVLSKRFSQAFKGDEFNVYRALRSVNPSPYLFYFDYGDFKIFGSSPEAQLVVKEGIAEIHPIAGTFKRTGNDEQDAELAKKLAVDEKENAEHVMLVDLARNDLSRNGSGVTVDTYREVQFYSHVIHLVSKVTGKKDKDTNTMQVVADTFPAGTLSGAPKHKAMQLIEKYETVNRDFYGGAIGFMDFSGNFNHAIMIRTFLSKNHELHWQAGAGLVNESNEENELQEVYNKLGALTKALKLAESI, from the coding sequence ATGAGTTATAAATTAACTACACATTATAAACAAATCCTGGCGGACACTATTACGCCGGTCAGTGTCTATTTAAAAATCCGGGATCGATTTCCTAATAGTTTGTTATTAGAAAGTAGCGATTATCGAGGAAATGAAAATAGTTTTTCATACATCTGCTGTAACCCGATTGCCAGCATTCGTATAGAAAATGAGACTATTCTGGAAAAATTTCCGGATAAAACCGAAAGAGAAACAGCAATTACAACAAGTACAAATATCCCGGAAATAGTCAATCAGTTTGCTGGTAATTTTAAAGCTTCTTCAAAAGAGTTTAAGTTCATCAGTAACGGGCTTTTTGGGTATATCGCTTATGATGCCGTACGTTATTTTGAAGATATTGACATTTCAAAGAAAAAAGGTTCGTTGCAAATACCGGATATTCAATACAGTGTTTACCAGAACATTATTGCTATTAATCATTTTAATAACGAAGCTTATATTTTTGCACACTGCTATGATTGCGAAAGCAATATTGCCGAAATAGAATCTTTATTACAGGTAAAAAACTTTGCCACATATAACTTTACCACTACAGGACCTACTACCTCAAACCTGGACGATGACCAGTATAAAGAGCATGTGGCATTAGCCAAAAAGCATTGTTTACGGGGAGATGTTTTTCAACTGGTATTATCCAAACGTTTTTCGCAAGCTTTTAAAGGAGATGAATTTAATGTGTATCGGGCTTTACGAAGCGTAAACCCATCCCCTTACCTATTCTACTTTGATTACGGGGATTTTAAAATCTTCGGGAGCTCTCCGGAAGCACAATTGGTAGTTAAAGAAGGTATTGCCGAAATTCATCCAATTGCCGGAACCTTTAAACGAACCGGAAATGACGAACAAGATGCCGAACTTGCTAAAAAATTAGCAGTCGATGAAAAAGAAAATGCAGAACACGTCATGCTTGTTGACCTGGCACGTAATGATTTAAGTAGAAACGGAAGCGGAGTTACCGTAGATACGTATCGCGAAGTTCAGTTTTATTCGCATGTTATACATCTGGTTAGTAAGGTGACCGGAAAGAAAGATAAAGATACTAATACTATGCAGGTTGTTGCGGACACCTTCCCGGCAGGTACGCTTAGCGGTGCACCAAAACATAAAGCCATGCAACTTATAGAAAAATATGAAACGGTCAATCGGGATTTCTACGGAGGTGCCATTGGGTTTATGGATTTTTCGGGCAATTTTAACCACGCTATTATGATCCGAACTTTTTTAAGTAAAAATCACGAATTGCATTGGCAAGCCGGAGCCGGATTAGTCAACGAATCTAACGAAGAGAATGAATTACAGGAAGTCTATAATAAACTGGGAGCCTTGACCAAAGCGTTAAAGTTGGCTGAAAGTATTTAG
- a CDS encoding TlpA family protein disulfide reductase yields the protein MNRFFCFIAALTFFGCAHNEKKIALNATEVIKKNGVEVPVYDFEAFENLLHQNDNKARIINFWATWCKPCIAELPYFELINNQYRDKEVEVILVSLDIPSDIETKLIPFLKKQKIDSKVLVLDDPDANSWIPKVNSTWSGAIPATIIYKGNTAHFYEQSFTYNELEKQLKRVL from the coding sequence ATGAATAGATTTTTTTGCTTTATTGCTGCACTTACTTTTTTTGGTTGTGCTCACAATGAGAAAAAAATAGCCCTAAATGCAACAGAGGTTATAAAGAAAAATGGGGTAGAAGTACCGGTCTATGATTTTGAAGCGTTTGAAAATTTACTGCATCAAAATGATAATAAAGCTCGAATTATCAACTTCTGGGCGACTTGGTGTAAACCTTGTATAGCTGAATTACCCTATTTTGAATTAATTAACAATCAATATAGAGATAAAGAAGTTGAGGTAATTCTAGTAAGTCTGGATATTCCGTCTGATATTGAGACAAAACTTATACCTTTTCTTAAAAAACAAAAAATCGATAGTAAAGTACTGGTATTAGATGATCCGGATGCAAATTCGTGGATTCCAAAAGTAAATTCCACGTGGTCAGGAGCTATTCCAGCTACTATAATTTATAAAGGGAATACGGCTCATTTTTATGAGCAGTCATTTACCTATAATGAATTAGAAAAACAGTTAAAAAGAGTTTTGTAA
- a CDS encoding thioredoxin family protein yields the protein MKTLKLLVSLTFIIVVSAFAVENVSFKKVVTSGYTIGSEATDFLLQNVDETMVSLSDYKDAKGFIVIFTCNHCPYSVAYEDRIISLNAEFASKGYPVVAINPNNPKSYPDDSFENMKVRAKEKGFTFPYLFDKGQKIYPQYGATKTPHVYVLQKSGDKHIVRYIGAIDNNYKDKEKADKKYVEDAVNALLEGKPVPVETTKAIGCSIKA from the coding sequence ATGAAAACATTAAAATTATTGGTAAGTCTTACCTTCATTATTGTAGTAAGTGCTTTTGCGGTTGAAAATGTTTCCTTTAAAAAAGTAGTTACAAGTGGTTATACTATCGGATCAGAAGCAACCGATTTTTTACTTCAGAATGTAGATGAAACTATGGTTTCGTTATCAGACTACAAAGATGCAAAAGGGTTTATTGTTATTTTTACGTGTAACCACTGTCCGTATTCCGTTGCTTATGAGGATCGTATTATATCATTAAACGCAGAGTTTGCATCAAAAGGGTATCCGGTAGTTGCTATTAATCCGAATAATCCTAAATCTTATCCGGATGACAGTTTTGAAAATATGAAAGTAAGAGCTAAAGAAAAAGGCTTTACTTTTCCTTATCTTTTTGACAAAGGACAGAAAATATATCCGCAATATGGTGCTACTAAAACTCCTCATGTGTATGTGTTACAAAAATCGGGAGATAAACATATTGTCCGCTATATAGGAGCCATTGATAACAACTATAAGGATAAGGAGAAAGCAGATAAAAAATATGTGGAAGATGCGGTAAATGCTCTGTTAGAAGGGAAACCGGTACCTGTAGAAACTACAAAAGCAATAGGTTGTAGTATCAAAGCATAA
- a CDS encoding rhodanese-like domain-containing protein has protein sequence MIKDITQDEWVEMIENDKDAVILDVRTDDEVAEGYIPGMINYDIHGGQEFMDQLNTLDKSKNYYVYCRSGARSGQACQIMDQNGFANAYNLIGGFMNWDGDIEE, from the coding sequence ATGATTAAAGATATTACCCAGGATGAGTGGGTAGAAATGATTGAAAATGATAAAGACGCTGTTATTCTGGATGTAAGAACAGATGATGAAGTAGCAGAGGGTTACATACCGGGCATGATTAACTACGATATCCATGGCGGACAAGAATTTATGGATCAGTTGAATACTTTGGATAAAAGTAAAAATTACTACGTCTACTGTCGTTCCGGCGCAAGAAGTGGTCAAGCTTGTCAAATCATGGATCAAAATGGTTTTGCAAATGCGTATAACCTCATAGGCGGGTTTATGAACTGGGATGGTGATATAGAAGAATAG
- a CDS encoding rhodanese-like domain-containing protein, with protein MKIKLLSIISILLVLSVSCAQTTETTEKSTIELLSPEEMNTLLSLENVQLIDVRTPKEFQGGHIKGAINIDYRDANFLEMLAKVDKSKPVAVYCKKGGRSGACSNIMQKEGFQKIYDLDGGITSWIYEGKPVSK; from the coding sequence ATGAAGATAAAGCTGCTAAGTATTATTTCCATTCTTTTGGTTTTATCCGTGAGTTGCGCACAAACTACGGAAACTACTGAAAAAAGTACAATAGAACTCCTTTCTCCCGAAGAAATGAATACCTTATTATCCTTGGAAAACGTACAGCTTATTGATGTGCGAACCCCGAAGGAATTTCAAGGGGGACATATTAAGGGAGCTATTAATATTGATTATAGAGATGCTAATTTTCTGGAAATGCTTGCTAAAGTAGATAAATCCAAACCAGTTGCCGTGTATTGTAAAAAGGGTGGGAGAAGCGGTGCTTGTTCAAACATTATGCAAAAAGAAGGTTTTCAAAAGATCTATGACCTGGATGGGGGAATTACGAGTTGGATCTATGAAGGGAAACCGGTTTCTAAGTGA
- a CDS encoding DUF1622 domain-containing protein, protein MEHISEYIEYAAKGIEIIGILVIIVGTLLALLQYVSHLFSAKEKSYLKLRHQLGKAILLGLEILVAADIIATVVTEPTMNKVLTLGVVVLIRTFLSLSLQVEIEGKFPWQSSKTNNLKE, encoded by the coding sequence GTGGAACATATTTCCGAATACATTGAATATGCTGCTAAAGGCATAGAAATCATAGGTATATTAGTCATTATAGTGGGTACGTTACTAGCGTTACTACAGTATGTAAGCCATCTTTTTAGTGCAAAAGAAAAATCTTATTTAAAATTAAGACACCAATTGGGAAAAGCTATTTTACTAGGATTAGAAATCCTGGTTGCGGCTGATATTATCGCTACGGTAGTTACTGAGCCTACGATGAATAAGGTACTTACCCTGGGGGTTGTCGTATTGATACGAACCTTTCTAAGTTTATCCTTACAGGTAGAAATTGAAGGTAAGTTTCCGTGGCAATCTTCTAAAACTAATAATCTAAAAGAATGA
- a CDS encoding DUF2490 domain-containing protein, giving the protein MLQGVAAQSNFGGFMQPQVTLEYKITPMYSHTNGIEERNSFSREAKSFWEVQQLDLFHFSQLRILDNQTLAIGIQYRFRQLFSEDKEDELRFTEQYSLTKRGFSVRYGHRLRTEQRISKEETIHRFRYRFMLDFPLKGQVLDIHELYIAFGTESLWSVASSTQPEFDQRLLMDFGWVVTKSISLELGIEHRIENYTNDVAQNLFINSSLNFSL; this is encoded by the coding sequence ATGCTACAAGGAGTCGCAGCTCAAAGCAACTTCGGGGGTTTTATGCAACCTCAGGTGACCCTGGAATATAAAATAACTCCAATGTATTCTCATACGAACGGAATTGAAGAGCGAAATTCTTTCAGCCGAGAGGCTAAATCATTTTGGGAGGTACAACAATTAGATCTTTTTCATTTCTCCCAGCTTCGGATTTTGGATAACCAAACCCTGGCAATCGGAATTCAGTATCGATTCCGACAGCTTTTTTCCGAAGATAAAGAAGACGAATTGCGATTTACCGAGCAGTATTCTTTGACTAAAAGAGGATTTTCAGTACGTTACGGACATCGGCTACGCACCGAACAACGAATTAGCAAGGAAGAAACTATTCATAGATTTCGTTATCGATTTATGTTAGATTTTCCTCTAAAAGGACAGGTCTTAGATATACATGAGCTTTATATTGCTTTCGGAACGGAAAGTTTATGGAGTGTGGCTTCTTCAACGCAACCGGAATTTGATCAACGACTTCTTATGGATTTCGGATGGGTTGTCACTAAAAGTATCAGTTTAGAATTAGGTATTGAACACCGAATTGAAAACTACACGAATGACGTAGCGCAAAATCTTTTTATCAACTCAAGTTTAAACTTTTCATTGTAA
- a CDS encoding type 1 glutamine amidotransferase domain-containing protein, with amino-acid sequence MKNILIITTSHSELLNTDTTTGLWLGEFTEPYYYFIDKGYTITIANPKGGYPPIDPVSELTENITSSNRRFQEDPEVKQRLQNAITLDEVDVSKFDGVFFPGGHGPMFDLANNQTSASIINQMLVQGKPVASVCHGPAALIKAAEENPALLVNKKVTGFSNAEEKLVLKDDTIPFFLEDALKEKGGNYTSAALPFTTHVEVDGLLITGQNPMSSSKVAEELDTILIEQTVIV; translated from the coding sequence ATGAAGAACATACTGATTATAACAACATCACACAGTGAGTTACTGAATACAGATACTACCACAGGACTGTGGCTCGGAGAATTCACAGAGCCTTACTACTATTTTATTGACAAAGGATATACGATAACCATTGCGAACCCTAAAGGAGGCTATCCACCGATTGATCCGGTAAGTGAATTAACCGAGAATATTACCAGTTCAAACCGACGTTTTCAAGAAGATCCGGAAGTGAAACAACGATTACAGAATGCTATTACCCTCGATGAAGTAGATGTGTCAAAATTTGACGGCGTATTTTTTCCGGGAGGACATGGACCTATGTTTGATTTGGCTAATAACCAAACCTCCGCAAGCATCATCAACCAAATGCTAGTACAGGGAAAACCTGTAGCTTCGGTGTGTCATGGGCCAGCAGCACTGATAAAAGCTGCCGAAGAAAATCCTGCATTGTTGGTAAATAAGAAAGTAACCGGATTCTCAAACGCCGAAGAAAAGTTGGTTTTAAAAGATGATACAATTCCTTTTTTCTTAGAAGATGCTTTAAAAGAAAAAGGAGGTAACTATACCTCAGCAGCCCTACCTTTTACAACTCATGTAGAAGTGGACGGACTGCTAATCACCGGTCAGAACCCAATGTCTTCTAGTAAAGTTGCCGAAGAACTGGATACTATTTTAATAGAACAAACCGTAATTGTATAA
- a CDS encoding BCCT family transporter has translation MYYLKRYGLLISISLLFCTISYFFVFKTEATYYFIEKLSIEVRNYFGHYYLYLGFLSVFIVIGVALLPAGKQKLGKSFEKPSYSRLEWVSMLYSAGMGAGILLRAVQEPVFMKNNPPIVNGASTDIIALEYVFYHWGFTAWAFYALFAIIFGYAIFVRDTPVKMSSTFYSSKAVRQPTFINKAYLSIIDLLCIFTTIFGLVAAIGLGTTQIEGGLAYLFDTTISISQTVYIVLGISIIAGISAYAGISRGIKLISKINIYCTVLLLLFVLFQENVLQIISRFFIALYHYIIDFIPLSLALGNFNPGTSFLTDWTYYYWAFWLAWAPFTGIFIARISRGRTIRELVLGVLLIPSLGTFFWFTTFGTAAFEIIKNSLAYTGEFDNVFTSVYQFFSYYPYASFVNSVILLLLVSFLVTSLDSAIFVLSMFTDGGKKEPGKKHRLIWTLLLTLCTIGIIFLGNSNDQVDVLIAMQKLLIITSLPFSLLMIVMIVLFFKTLYTTRSTKCS, from the coding sequence ATGTATTATTTAAAGCGGTACGGTTTATTGATAAGTATAAGTCTTTTGTTTTGTACAATATCTTACTTTTTTGTTTTTAAAACCGAAGCTACTTACTACTTTATTGAAAAACTTTCAATAGAAGTCCGTAATTACTTCGGGCATTATTATTTGTACCTGGGATTTTTAAGTGTATTCATAGTAATAGGAGTGGCACTATTACCTGCAGGTAAGCAAAAATTAGGTAAGAGTTTTGAAAAACCTTCCTATTCACGTTTAGAATGGGTTTCTATGTTATACAGCGCAGGGATGGGTGCAGGGATTCTACTGCGTGCTGTACAAGAACCCGTATTTATGAAAAACAACCCTCCGATTGTAAACGGTGCAAGTACTGATATTATCGCACTCGAATATGTGTTCTATCACTGGGGGTTTACTGCATGGGCATTTTACGCACTGTTTGCCATCATATTTGGTTACGCCATTTTTGTTAGGGATACCCCGGTAAAGATGAGTAGTACCTTTTATAGTTCGAAAGCGGTACGTCAACCTACTTTTATAAACAAAGCTTATCTATCGATTATTGACCTCTTATGTATTTTTACCACTATCTTCGGGTTGGTAGCAGCTATTGGACTAGGTACAACACAAATTGAAGGAGGTTTAGCCTATTTATTTGATACCACTATCTCCATATCCCAAACCGTATATATTGTACTAGGTATTTCTATAATTGCCGGGATATCTGCTTATGCGGGAATATCAAGGGGAATTAAATTGATCTCAAAAATTAATATCTATTGTACGGTACTTCTTTTACTGTTTGTTCTTTTTCAGGAAAACGTACTTCAAATTATATCCCGTTTTTTTATTGCACTATATCACTATATTATAGATTTTATACCCTTAAGCCTGGCCCTAGGTAACTTTAATCCGGGAACCTCTTTTTTAACCGATTGGACCTATTACTACTGGGCTTTCTGGTTGGCCTGGGCACCTTTTACCGGAATTTTTATTGCCCGTATTTCCAGGGGAAGAACTATACGAGAACTAGTATTAGGTGTTTTATTAATCCCATCCTTAGGAACGTTTTTCTGGTTTACCACTTTTGGAACTGCTGCTTTTGAAATTATAAAAAATAGCTTAGCCTACACCGGAGAGTTTGACAATGTTTTCACCTCTGTTTACCAGTTCTTTTCGTACTACCCCTACGCTAGCTTCGTTAACTCGGTTATCCTTCTGCTCCTGGTAAGTTTTCTGGTGACCTCATTGGATTCAGCCATTTTTGTATTAAGTATGTTTACCGATGGAGGAAAGAAAGAACCTGGGAAGAAGCACAGGTTGATCTGGACATTACTATTAACTTTATGTACCATCGGCATCATCTTTTTAGGGAATAGTAATGATCAGGTAGATGTCCTGATTGCCATGCAAAAGTTATTAATTATTACTTCGCTACCATTCTCTTTGCTAATGATCGTGATGATTGTGTTATTTTTTAAAACGCTTTATACTACACGATCAACTAAATGCAGTTGA